In the genome of Burkholderia diffusa, one region contains:
- a CDS encoding alcohol dehydrogenase catalytic domain-containing protein encodes MTTPETQPRMTAVVCHGPEDYRVEQVAKPRAGANELVIRIAACGICASDCKCYTGAKMFWGGPSPWVKAPVIPGHEFFGYVEALGDGAAEHFGVASGDRVIAEQIVPCGKCRYCKSGQYWMCEVHNIFGFQREVADGGMAEYMRIPPTAIVHKIPLGVSLEDAAIIEPLSCAIHTVNRGDLQLDDVVVIAGAGPLGLMMTQVAHLKTPKKLVVIDLIDERLELARQYGADVTINPTRDDAREIVRALTDGYGCDVYIETTGAPVGVNQGLELIRKLGRFVEFSVFGEDTTADWSIIGDRKELDVRGAHLGPYCYPVAIDLLARGLVTSKGIVTHGFALEDWDDAIRVAKSPESIKVLLKPAR; translated from the coding sequence ATGACGACACCCGAAACCCAGCCGCGCATGACCGCGGTGGTTTGCCACGGCCCCGAGGACTATCGCGTCGAGCAGGTCGCGAAGCCGCGCGCGGGCGCGAACGAGCTCGTGATCCGCATCGCCGCGTGCGGAATCTGCGCGAGCGATTGCAAGTGCTATACGGGCGCGAAGATGTTCTGGGGTGGCCCGAGCCCGTGGGTAAAGGCCCCCGTGATTCCCGGCCACGAATTCTTCGGCTACGTCGAGGCGCTCGGCGACGGCGCGGCCGAGCATTTCGGCGTCGCGTCGGGCGACCGCGTGATCGCCGAGCAGATCGTGCCGTGCGGCAAGTGCCGCTACTGCAAGTCGGGCCAATACTGGATGTGCGAGGTGCATAACATCTTCGGCTTCCAGCGCGAGGTTGCCGACGGCGGGATGGCCGAGTACATGCGCATTCCGCCGACCGCGATCGTGCACAAGATTCCGCTTGGCGTGTCGCTGGAGGATGCAGCGATCATCGAGCCGCTGTCGTGCGCGATCCATACCGTGAACCGTGGCGACCTTCAGCTCGACGACGTCGTCGTGATCGCGGGCGCGGGCCCGCTGGGCCTGATGATGACGCAGGTCGCGCACCTGAAGACGCCGAAGAAGCTCGTCGTGATCGACCTGATCGACGAGCGGCTCGAACTTGCGCGGCAATACGGCGCGGACGTGACGATCAATCCGACACGCGACGATGCGCGCGAGATCGTACGCGCGCTGACCGACGGCTACGGATGCGACGTGTACATCGAGACGACCGGCGCGCCGGTCGGCGTGAACCAGGGGCTGGAACTGATCCGCAAGCTCGGCCGTTTCGTCGAGTTCAGCGTGTTCGGCGAGGACACGACCGCCGACTGGTCGATCATCGGCGACCGCAAGGAGCTCGACGTGCGCGGCGCGCATCTGGGGCCGTACTGCTATCCGGTCGCGATCGACCTGCTCGCGCGCGGGCTCGTCACGTCGAAAGGCATCGTCACGCACGGCTTCGCGCTCGAGGACTGGGACGACGCGATCCGCGTCGCGAAGTCGCCCGAATCGATCAAGGTGCTGCTGAAGCCGGCGCGTTGA
- the panE gene encoding 2-dehydropantoate 2-reductase, which produces MRILVVGAGAVGGYFGGRLAAAGRDVTFLVREGRAAALARDGLLIRSPRGDLTLANVQTLRASDAAAPFDLVLLSCKAYSLDDAIASFAPFVGPSTLILPMLNGMRHLDVLRGRFGAAQVLGGLCVIAATLDREQRIVHLNDTAGLSFGELAGGESARVRAVADVLGGAGFDATLSDDIAARMWDKWVFLATLAASTSLFRGSVGDILAAPDGRRLLETMLDECSAIAAHNGYRPDSAAVERMRRMVLTPSPLTASMLRDVENRAPVEADHVIGDLLARRDPQAADALSLLRIAYNHLKVYEVRVARESGAA; this is translated from the coding sequence ATGCGAATTCTGGTGGTGGGGGCCGGCGCGGTCGGCGGATACTTCGGCGGCCGGCTAGCGGCGGCGGGGCGCGACGTGACGTTCCTGGTGCGCGAGGGCCGCGCGGCCGCGCTCGCGCGCGACGGGCTCTTGATCCGCAGCCCGCGCGGCGACCTGACGCTCGCGAACGTGCAGACGCTGCGTGCGAGCGACGCGGCCGCGCCGTTCGACCTGGTGCTGCTGAGCTGCAAGGCTTACAGCCTCGACGATGCGATTGCATCGTTCGCGCCGTTCGTCGGGCCGTCGACGCTGATCCTGCCGATGCTCAACGGGATGCGCCATCTCGACGTGCTGCGCGGCCGGTTCGGCGCCGCGCAAGTGCTCGGCGGCCTGTGCGTGATCGCGGCGACGCTCGATCGCGAGCAGCGGATCGTGCACCTGAACGACACGGCGGGCCTGTCGTTTGGCGAACTTGCCGGCGGCGAATCGGCGCGTGTGCGCGCGGTGGCCGACGTGCTCGGCGGCGCGGGTTTCGACGCGACGCTCAGCGACGACATTGCCGCGCGGATGTGGGACAAGTGGGTGTTCCTCGCCACGCTCGCGGCGAGCACGTCGCTGTTTCGCGGTTCGGTCGGCGACATTCTTGCCGCGCCGGACGGTCGCCGCCTGCTCGAAACGATGCTCGACGAATGCAGTGCGATCGCCGCGCACAACGGTTACCGGCCCGATTCCGCCGCCGTCGAGCGGATGCGGCGGATGGTGCTGACGCCGTCGCCGCTGACCGCGTCGATGCTGCGCGACGTCGAAAACCGCGCACCGGTCGAAGCCGATCACGTGATCGGCGACCTCCTTGCGCGCCGTGACCCGCAGGCGGCGGATGCGTTGTCGTTGCTGCGAATCGCGTACAACCACCTGAAGGTGTACGAGGTGCGTGTCGCGCGGGAAAGCGGGGCGGCATAG
- a CDS encoding sugar ABC transporter ATP-binding protein, with protein sequence MDTILTLSHITKSFPGVKALSDIHLEIARGEIHALLGENGAGKSTLMKILCGIHQPDTGTIEIDGSARHFASYHDAVAAGIGIVFQEFSLIPHLDAVDNLFLGRELRTRWGVRDRARMRRVAAGIFARLGVTIDLDAPLRTLSVAQQQFVEIGKALSLDARILILDEPTATLTPAEAEHLFSIMRELKRQGVAMIFISHHLDEIFTVCDRITVLRDGQYVATTDVARTDVEQLVRMMVGRRLESSFPPKPARAADAPAVLEVDALQIERDGPVNRFALHAGEILGFAGLVGSGRTETALAVIGATRAHRKDVRVRGAAAKLADPADALRAGIGLLPESRKTEGLVTSFSIRDNISLNNLGKYRSMRWLIDRRGEARTTHDVMRRVGVKAPSIHTEVATLSGGNQQKVVIARWLNHHATVLIFDEPTRGIDVGAKAEIYGLMRELTARGYAIIMISSELPEIVGMCDRVAVFRQGRIEATLEGDEIDPDTVMTHATAGTRGATHEPA encoded by the coding sequence ATGGACACGATACTGACGCTCAGTCACATCACGAAAAGCTTTCCGGGCGTGAAGGCGCTGTCGGACATTCACCTCGAGATCGCGCGCGGCGAGATTCATGCGCTGCTCGGCGAGAACGGGGCCGGCAAGTCGACGCTGATGAAGATTCTCTGCGGGATCCACCAGCCGGATACCGGCACGATCGAGATCGACGGCAGCGCGCGGCATTTCGCGAGTTATCACGACGCGGTCGCGGCCGGCATCGGCATCGTGTTTCAGGAATTCAGCCTGATCCCGCACCTCGATGCCGTCGATAACCTGTTCCTCGGTCGCGAGCTGCGCACCCGCTGGGGTGTGCGCGATCGCGCGCGGATGCGGCGCGTGGCGGCCGGCATCTTCGCACGGCTCGGCGTGACGATCGATCTCGACGCGCCGCTGCGTACGCTGTCGGTCGCGCAGCAGCAGTTCGTCGAGATCGGCAAGGCACTGTCGCTCGACGCGAGAATCCTGATCCTCGACGAGCCGACCGCAACCCTCACGCCGGCCGAGGCCGAACACCTGTTCTCGATCATGCGCGAGCTGAAGCGGCAGGGTGTCGCGATGATCTTCATCTCGCATCACCTCGACGAAATTTTCACGGTGTGCGATCGCATCACGGTGCTGCGCGACGGCCAGTATGTCGCGACCACCGACGTCGCGCGCACGGATGTCGAGCAACTGGTGCGGATGATGGTCGGCCGCCGGCTCGAAAGCAGCTTCCCGCCGAAGCCGGCGCGCGCCGCCGATGCGCCCGCCGTGCTCGAAGTCGACGCGCTGCAGATCGAGCGCGATGGCCCGGTCAACCGATTCGCGCTGCATGCGGGCGAGATTCTGGGCTTTGCGGGGCTCGTCGGTTCGGGCCGCACGGAGACCGCGCTCGCGGTGATCGGCGCGACGCGCGCGCACCGCAAGGACGTGCGCGTGCGCGGCGCGGCGGCGAAGCTTGCCGATCCGGCCGACGCGCTGCGCGCGGGCATCGGCCTGCTGCCGGAGAGCCGCAAGACGGAAGGGCTCGTGACGTCGTTCTCGATTCGCGACAACATTTCGCTGAACAATCTCGGCAAGTACCGGTCGATGCGCTGGCTGATCGATCGCCGCGGCGAAGCGCGCACGACGCACGACGTGATGCGGCGCGTCGGCGTGAAGGCGCCGTCGATCCACACCGAGGTCGCGACGCTGTCGGGTGGCAACCAACAGAAGGTCGTGATCGCGCGCTGGCTGAATCACCACGCGACGGTGCTGATCTTCGACGAGCCGACACGCGGTATCGATGTCGGCGCGAAAGCGGAAATCTACGGGCTGATGCGCGAACTCACCGCGCGCGGCTACGCCATCATCATGATCTCGTCCGAGCTGCCGGAGATCGTCGGCATGTGCGATCGCGTCGCCGTGTTCCGGCAGGGCCGCATCGAGGCGACGCTCGAAGGCGACGAGATCGATCCCGACACGGTCATGACCCATGCCACGGCCGGCACGCGAGGAGCGACCCATGAACCTGCCTGA
- a CDS encoding AraC family transcriptional regulator, which produces MMHPDLEVVDVRRDESFKVWSHGYPYRTIRWHFHPEFELHLIVATRGKYFVGDHIGSFGPGHLVLLGPNLPHNWVSDMAEGETVERRNLVIQFDPSFVRRCMDAFPECRDAQALLDDARRGVGFDDDTSAAIAPLFDELLGARGMRRIALFMAILERLCGAAERTLLASPAYDQAHVTPTRLSHALSYIGKNLASELRESDLAQLTGQSVSAFSRAFHRHTGLPFVQYVNRLRIESACQMLLAEDANITDICFQAGFNNVSNFNRQFRAVKGMAPSEFRALQRLNARSRELALHAPLTGNPTPPRVVAAGARGLAPQPG; this is translated from the coding sequence ATGATGCATCCCGATCTGGAAGTGGTCGACGTGCGACGCGACGAGTCGTTCAAGGTCTGGTCGCACGGCTATCCGTACCGCACGATTCGCTGGCATTTCCATCCCGAATTCGAACTGCACCTGATCGTCGCGACACGCGGCAAGTATTTCGTCGGCGACCATATCGGGTCGTTCGGCCCCGGCCATCTCGTGCTGCTCGGCCCGAACCTGCCGCACAACTGGGTCAGCGACATGGCCGAAGGCGAAACGGTCGAGCGTCGCAATCTGGTAATCCAGTTCGATCCGTCGTTCGTGCGCCGCTGCATGGACGCGTTTCCCGAATGCCGCGACGCGCAGGCACTGCTCGACGACGCGCGGCGCGGCGTCGGTTTCGATGACGACACGAGCGCGGCGATCGCGCCGCTGTTCGACGAATTGCTGGGCGCGCGCGGGATGCGCCGCATCGCGCTGTTCATGGCGATCCTCGAGCGGCTGTGCGGCGCGGCCGAACGCACGCTGCTCGCGAGCCCCGCGTACGACCAGGCGCACGTGACGCCGACGCGGCTCAGTCACGCACTGTCGTACATCGGCAAGAACCTCGCGTCCGAGCTGCGCGAATCCGATCTCGCGCAGCTGACCGGGCAGAGCGTCAGCGCATTCTCGCGCGCGTTCCATCGTCATACCGGGTTGCCGTTCGTCCAGTACGTAAACCGGCTGCGGATCGAATCCGCGTGCCAGATGCTGCTCGCCGAGGACGCGAACATCACCGACATCTGCTTCCAGGCCGGCTTCAACAACGTGTCCAACTTCAACCGCCAGTTCCGCGCGGTGAAGGGGATGGCACCGTCCGAGTTTCGCGCGCTGCAGCGGTTGAATGCACGCAGCCGCGAACTCGCGCTGCACGCGCCGCTTACCGGCAATCCGACGCCGCCGCGCGTGGTCGCGGCAGGCGCACGCGGGCTCGCGCCGCAACCCGGATGA
- a CDS encoding substrate-binding domain-containing protein: MTHASPASSRRRAARLAAVAAAAAATWFPMVTHAAPLRIGMTFQELNNPYFVTMQKALNDAAASIGAQVVVTDAHHDVSKQVSDVEDMLQKKIDILLVNPTDSTGIQSAITQAKKAGAVVVAVDANANGPVDSFVGSKNYDAGVMSCEYLAKAIGGSGEVAILDGIPVVPILERVRGCKAGLAKFPNVKLVDTQNGKQERATALSVTENMISAHPNLKGIFSVNDGGSMGALAAIEGSGKDIRLTSVDGAPEAIAAIQKPNSKFIETTAQFPADQVRIALGIAIARKWGATVPKAIPVDVKVVDRGNAKGFSW, translated from the coding sequence ATGACGCACGCATCGCCCGCTTCATCCCGCCGCCGCGCCGCCCGCCTCGCGGCCGTTGCCGCGGCCGCCGCCGCAACCTGGTTCCCGATGGTCACGCATGCGGCGCCGCTGCGGATCGGCATGACCTTCCAGGAGCTGAACAATCCGTATTTCGTGACGATGCAGAAGGCGTTGAACGACGCGGCCGCGTCGATCGGCGCGCAGGTCGTCGTGACGGACGCGCATCACGACGTCAGCAAGCAGGTGAGCGACGTCGAGGACATGCTGCAGAAGAAGATCGACATCCTGCTCGTGAATCCGACCGATTCGACCGGTATCCAGTCGGCGATCACGCAGGCGAAGAAGGCCGGCGCGGTGGTCGTGGCCGTCGACGCGAATGCGAACGGCCCGGTCGATTCGTTCGTCGGCTCGAAGAACTACGACGCGGGCGTGATGTCGTGCGAATACCTCGCGAAGGCGATCGGCGGCAGTGGCGAGGTGGCGATTCTCGACGGCATTCCGGTCGTGCCGATTCTCGAACGCGTGCGTGGCTGCAAGGCCGGCCTCGCGAAATTCCCGAACGTGAAGCTGGTCGACACGCAGAACGGCAAGCAGGAGCGCGCGACCGCGTTGTCGGTGACGGAGAACATGATCTCCGCGCATCCGAACCTGAAGGGCATCTTCAGCGTGAACGACGGCGGGTCGATGGGCGCGCTCGCGGCAATCGAGGGATCGGGCAAGGACATCAGGCTCACCAGCGTCGACGGCGCGCCCGAGGCGATCGCGGCGATCCAGAAGCCGAACTCGAAGTTCATCGAGACGACCGCGCAGTTTCCGGCCGACCAGGTGCGCATCGCGCTCGGCATCGCGATCGCGCGCAAGTGGGGCGCGACGGTGCCGAAGGCGATTCCAGTCGACGTGAAGGTCGTCGATCGCGGCAACGCGAAGGGATTCAGCTGGTGA
- a CDS encoding ABC transporter permease translates to MNLPDSSSPSSPTLAAAPGDAPPPRATWTQFRRSTLFYPLVGLIVVCVAMMIASPSFLSAANLENVLRQVSINAIIAVGMTCVILTGGIDLSVGSVMALSGTLAAGLMVAGMNAVAALAIGIAVGFGFGFLNGVFVAFAGMPPIIVTLATMGIARGLALIYTGGYPIDGLPDWVAFFGSGKVLGIQAPVLIMLVVYAIAWLLLDRMPFGRYVYAIGGNEQATRLTGVRVARVKLIVYTLAGLTSALAAIVLTGRLMSGQPNAGVGFELDAIAAVVMGGTSISGGRGAILGTLVGALLLGVLNNGLNMIGVNPYVQNVIKGGIILLAIYISRERSR, encoded by the coding sequence ATGAACCTGCCTGATTCTTCTTCCCCGTCTTCCCCGACACTCGCGGCCGCGCCCGGCGACGCGCCGCCGCCACGCGCGACGTGGACGCAATTTCGGCGTTCGACGCTGTTCTATCCGCTCGTCGGGCTGATCGTCGTGTGCGTCGCGATGATGATCGCGAGCCCCAGCTTCCTGTCCGCCGCGAACCTGGAGAACGTGCTGCGCCAGGTGTCGATCAACGCGATCATCGCGGTCGGCATGACCTGCGTGATCCTGACCGGCGGGATCGACCTGTCGGTCGGCTCGGTCATGGCGCTGTCCGGCACGCTCGCGGCCGGGCTGATGGTCGCCGGCATGAATGCGGTCGCCGCGCTCGCGATCGGCATCGCGGTGGGCTTCGGATTCGGCTTCCTGAACGGTGTGTTCGTCGCGTTCGCCGGGATGCCGCCGATCATCGTCACGCTTGCGACGATGGGCATCGCGCGCGGCCTCGCGCTGATCTATACGGGCGGTTATCCGATCGACGGGCTGCCCGACTGGGTCGCGTTCTTCGGCAGCGGCAAGGTGCTCGGCATCCAGGCGCCGGTGCTGATCATGCTGGTCGTCTATGCGATCGCGTGGCTGCTGCTCGATCGCATGCCGTTCGGCCGCTACGTGTATGCGATCGGCGGCAACGAGCAGGCGACGCGGCTCACCGGCGTGCGCGTCGCGCGCGTGAAGCTGATCGTTTACACGCTGGCCGGACTCACGTCGGCGCTTGCCGCGATCGTGCTGACCGGGCGTCTGATGAGCGGGCAGCCGAACGCCGGCGTCGGCTTCGAGCTCGACGCGATCGCGGCCGTCGTGATGGGCGGCACGTCGATCTCCGGCGGGCGCGGCGCGATTCTCGGCACGCTCGTCGGTGCGCTGCTGCTCGGCGTGCTCAACAACGGGCTGAACATGATCGGCGTGAACCCGTATGTGCAGAACGTGATCAAGGGCGGAATCATCCTGCTCGCGATCTACATCAGCCGCGAACGTTCGCGGTAA